Proteins from a genomic interval of Actinoalloteichus hymeniacidonis:
- a CDS encoding ectoine synthase, with translation MIVRSLGEIEETDRDIKTPNWRSKRIVLAKEGVGFSVHETTIYAGTVNDFWYANHVEAVFVTEGHGELTDKETGEVYKLAPGTLYLLDGNERHQVRAETEIKTVCVFNPPVTGAEVHDENGVYPLIVEPV, from the coding sequence GTGATCGTTCGTTCGCTCGGTGAGATCGAGGAGACCGACCGGGACATCAAGACGCCCAACTGGCGCAGCAAGCGCATCGTGCTGGCGAAAGAGGGCGTCGGGTTCTCGGTCCACGAGACCACCATCTACGCGGGCACGGTGAACGACTTCTGGTACGCCAACCACGTCGAGGCGGTGTTCGTCACCGAGGGACACGGCGAGCTGACCGACAAGGAGACCGGCGAGGTCTACAAGTTGGCGCCCGGCACGCTCTACCTGCTCGACGGCAACGAGCGGCACCAGGTCCGGGCCGAGACCGAGATCAAGACCGTGTGCGTGTTCAACCCGCCGGTGACCGGCGCCGAGGTGCACGACGAGAACGGGGTCTACCCGCTGATCGTCGAGCCCGTCTAG
- a CDS encoding DUF3159 domain-containing protein — protein MTEHPGGRSRSAQTVEPDPDADSLPRLLGGRRGAVDASVPPLIFVLGWWLGGESVLVGAAAALLAGLVIAVLRIRGGKRPVAALLGMLGVAVAGLVAIYTGRAVDYFLVQLFSNMGSILVWAMSILVRRPLLGVIVGAVLGQKMRWRRDPGLLRAYGRASWVWVGQYSIRVAVFLPLWLAELTPALLVARTVLSLPLVTLCLAVSWAVLRRSLPTGHPGLRHPQTTSPDRPVEADAAQWTPAVRGDQTPGQPTASRAAPTSGDGG, from the coding sequence GTGACGGAACACCCGGGCGGGCGGAGCAGGTCCGCGCAGACTGTCGAGCCGGACCCCGACGCCGACTCGCTACCGAGGCTGCTGGGCGGCCGTCGCGGTGCGGTCGACGCCTCGGTGCCCCCGTTGATCTTCGTCCTCGGCTGGTGGCTGGGCGGGGAATCGGTGCTGGTCGGGGCCGCCGCCGCCCTACTGGCGGGCCTGGTGATCGCGGTGCTCCGGATTCGGGGTGGCAAGCGACCGGTGGCCGCCCTCTTGGGGATGCTCGGGGTCGCGGTGGCGGGGTTGGTCGCCATCTACACCGGGCGGGCCGTCGACTACTTCCTGGTGCAGCTCTTCTCCAACATGGGCAGCATCCTGGTGTGGGCGATGAGCATCCTGGTGCGCCGCCCGCTGCTGGGCGTGATCGTCGGCGCAGTGTTGGGGCAGAAGATGCGCTGGCGCCGCGACCCTGGACTGCTGCGGGCCTACGGTCGGGCCAGCTGGGTGTGGGTCGGGCAGTACTCGATCCGGGTGGCCGTCTTCCTGCCCCTGTGGCTGGCCGAGCTGACGCCCGCGCTGCTGGTGGCCAGGACCGTGCTCAGCCTGCCGTTGGTGACGCTGTGTCTCGCGGTGAGCTGGGCGGTGCTGCGGCGGTCGTTGCCGACGGGGCACCCCGGCCTGCGCCATCCGCAGACGACGAGTCCGGATCGGCCTGTCGAGGCCGATGCCGCGCAGTGGACTCCGGCCGTGCGGGGCGATCAGACGCCGGGACAGCCTACGGCGTCGAGGGCCGCGCCGACGTCAGGCGACGGTGGATGA
- a CDS encoding FadR/GntR family transcriptional regulator: protein MAVTDDAIARLRAMIQRGELVPGSRLPPEAELADGLGLSRNSLREAVRALAMVHILDVRQGSGTYVSSLRAEELLDSLAFALEMYRDHDSALEVFAVRRILEPEATAMTAGRMRPAVLHRLRNLISSIRADAPVADLVRHELDFHHEIARTAGNAYLGSLLAALHSPTIDANLWRRLAEDGKTEETLDEHRLIVDALAAGKAELARHHARTHLTHIEQALRAAG from the coding sequence GTGGCCGTCACCGATGATGCGATAGCCCGACTCCGCGCGATGATCCAACGTGGCGAGCTGGTCCCCGGCTCGCGGCTGCCACCCGAGGCCGAGCTGGCCGACGGGCTGGGGCTGTCGCGCAATTCTCTGCGCGAGGCGGTACGGGCCCTGGCCATGGTGCACATCCTCGACGTCCGGCAGGGCAGCGGCACCTACGTCTCCAGCCTGCGCGCCGAGGAACTGCTGGACTCGCTGGCCTTCGCGTTGGAGATGTACCGCGACCACGATTCCGCTCTGGAGGTGTTCGCGGTGCGCCGCATCCTCGAACCGGAGGCGACCGCGATGACCGCGGGACGGATGCGCCCTGCGGTACTGCATCGGCTGCGCAACCTCATCTCCTCGATCCGCGCCGACGCCCCGGTCGCCGATCTGGTGCGGCATGAGCTGGACTTCCACCATGAGATCGCCCGGACGGCGGGCAACGCCTACCTGGGCAGTCTGCTGGCCGCGCTGCACAGTCCGACGATCGATGCGAACCTCTGGCGTCGGCTGGCCGAGGACGGTAAGACAGAGGAGACGCTCGACGAACATCGCCTGATCGTGGATGCGCTCGCGGCCGGGAAGGCCGAGCTCGCCCGCCATCACGCGCGGACTCATCTGACGCACATCGAGCAGGCGCTGCGCGCGGCAGGCTGA
- the ectB gene encoding diaminobutyrate--2-oxoglutarate transaminase, whose protein sequence is MNVFETLESEVRSYSRSWPTVFDRANGSWLHDESGKPYLDFFAGAGALNYGHNNPILKRALIEYIERDGVTHSLDMGTVAKRDFLNTFKQVVLEPRGLDYKVQFPGPTGANSVESALKLVRKVTGRESVINFTNAFHGMTLGALSVTGNSMKRGGAGIPLVHATPMPYDNFLDGQTPDFLWLERLLEDSGSGLNEPAAVIVETLQGEGGINVARVEWLRALSELCKRHGMLLIVDDVQMGCGRTGPFFSFEAAGIVPDIVCLSKSIGGYGLPMALTLLRPELDVWEPGEHNGTFRGNNPAFITAAAALQEYWTSDLLEKGTLAKGEHIGRALESLAETIPGLEARGRGLARGLAFDDAEQAGQVCRAAFDRGLLMETSGPESEVAKLMPALTITDEEVDKGLAIVTDAVHAVCGTKSS, encoded by the coding sequence GTGAACGTCTTCGAAACCTTGGAATCCGAGGTTCGTAGCTACTCGAGGAGCTGGCCCACGGTTTTCGACCGGGCTAACGGAAGCTGGCTGCATGACGAGTCGGGAAAACCCTATCTTGACTTCTTCGCAGGCGCCGGGGCGTTGAACTACGGCCACAACAACCCGATCTTGAAGCGAGCCTTGATCGAATACATCGAGCGCGACGGGGTCACCCACAGTCTCGATATGGGCACCGTGGCGAAACGTGACTTCTTGAACACTTTCAAACAGGTGGTGCTCGAGCCGCGCGGTCTCGACTACAAGGTCCAGTTCCCCGGACCGACGGGTGCCAACTCGGTGGAGTCTGCCCTGAAACTGGTTCGCAAGGTCACCGGTCGCGAATCCGTCATCAACTTCACGAATGCATTTCACGGTATGACGCTGGGTGCCCTCTCGGTGACCGGCAACTCGATGAAGCGTGGCGGCGCGGGCATCCCGCTGGTGCACGCCACCCCGATGCCCTACGACAACTTCCTCGACGGCCAGACCCCCGACTTCCTGTGGTTGGAGCGGCTGCTGGAGGACAGCGGTTCCGGGCTCAACGAGCCCGCTGCCGTGATCGTCGAGACGCTGCAGGGCGAGGGCGGGATCAACGTCGCGCGGGTCGAGTGGCTGCGCGCGCTGTCCGAGCTGTGCAAGCGGCACGGAATGCTGCTCATCGTCGACGACGTGCAGATGGGCTGTGGCCGAACCGGGCCGTTCTTCAGCTTCGAGGCCGCGGGCATCGTTCCCGACATCGTCTGCCTGTCGAAGTCCATCGGCGGCTACGGCCTGCCGATGGCGCTGACACTGCTGCGCCCCGAGCTCGACGTCTGGGAGCCGGGCGAGCACAACGGCACCTTCCGAGGCAACAACCCGGCCTTCATCACCGCCGCCGCCGCGCTGCAGGAGTACTGGACCAGCGACCTGCTGGAGAAGGGCACCCTAGCCAAGGGCGAGCACATCGGCCGGGCCCTCGAATCGCTCGCGGAGACCATTCCCGGTCTGGAAGCCCGAGGCCGAGGCCTGGCGCGTGGGCTCGCCTTCGACGACGCGGAGCAGGCAGGCCAGGTGTGCCGGGCGGCCTTCGACCGCGGCCTGCTGATGGAGACCTCCGGCCCGGAGAGCGAGGTCGCCAAGCTGATGCCCGCGCTCACCATCACCGACGAAGAGGTCGACAAGGGCCTGGCCATCGTCACCGACGCCGTCCACGCGGTCTGTGGGACGAAGTCGAGCTGA
- the ectA gene encoding diaminobutyrate acetyltransferase: MTKAHQEPPNDESGSGTRVVIEVPARTDGAAMWRIARDSGSLDLNSPYAYVLWGRDFAATSVVARIGDRVGGFITGYLRPEAPEVLMVWQVAVDAEHRGQGLAGRMLATLVDRAIALGARFVETTITADNAASIRLFTGLARDRDTTIERSDLFAAELLGDGHAAEDLYRIGPFGTVGSTL; the protein is encoded by the coding sequence ATGACCAAGGCTCATCAAGAACCACCGAATGATGAAAGCGGGTCAGGTACGCGTGTGGTGATCGAGGTGCCTGCACGGACCGATGGCGCCGCGATGTGGAGAATTGCGCGTGATTCCGGCTCGCTCGACCTGAACTCCCCTTACGCCTATGTGCTCTGGGGACGAGACTTCGCAGCCACCTCGGTGGTGGCGCGCATCGGGGACCGTGTCGGCGGCTTCATAACTGGGTACCTTCGACCGGAAGCTCCGGAGGTTCTCATGGTGTGGCAGGTGGCGGTCGACGCGGAACATCGTGGTCAGGGCTTGGCCGGTCGGATGCTGGCCACCTTGGTGGACCGAGCGATCGCGCTGGGGGCCCGCTTCGTGGAGACCACCATCACGGCGGACAACGCTGCCTCGATCCGGTTGTTCACCGGTCTGGCGCGCGACCGCGACACCACCATCGAGCGGTCGGATCTCTTCGCCGCGGAATTGCTCGGCGACGGCCACGCTGCCGAGGATCTTTACCGAATTGGCCCATTCGGAACGGTTGGGTCGACCTTATAG
- a CDS encoding AfsR/SARP family transcriptional regulator, translating to MDPGTPPVGANRLEFRLLGAFEVLSCGRPIVLGSRAMRRLMALLTLNANQVVSVDRIIKVLWDGEPPATVRTILQGYVSRLRKLIVGAAGDVGDVAIITRSPGYLLRIDPGRIDLHRARELAKKAALLTGRSRAVALRAALELWRGHTLADMDDLPALRAIAMSIEELRLSLVEDRIAAELAEGPRTGLVTELDELVAAHPLRERLTDQLMMALHHTGRRADALRRYHALRERLAEELGVDPSPQLQLTYQRILQDEATVVAPETAEPASTDSNEPAVVQPVAGHTQVVPAQLPPRIGGFVGRDEEFIVLDSLRPSRRDEGGSTIAVVSGEAGLGKSALAVNWAHRVSNGPDSEYPDGQLFASLRAVDPCDPPVSPADVLRQFLIGLGLTSEQIPTGLTERTALYRSITAKRRMLVLLDDAVDHLQVSPLLPASPSCTVVITSRRMLDGLLITNGARLIRLGPLSAAQAGELIKRLAVGVEPTASDLDRLTELCGNLPLALRIAAARMTGDPELSIGDLIDELADERRRLGALRAGDPQISVRGALELTYRRLRSDAARLFRLIGVHPGVELSRSVLAAMSGSAFAQVAEQLHVLESVHLISSREHGRFGSHDLVRLYARELATDELDDAERLAAETAMVDFYLAVAERGRDLIRSTPGSPGPYAPGFELPETTSLDQAVGWFDREWNNLMHAARTAVRRQRHEAAWRIAWGAAPYVLFRHLLDESTELFDQGLASARTSGDRFGECLMLRCRVNVALYRSAKSEEALEHAVEALAIAEELGKLEILAPAVSSVFTSQANLGRYEDARQGGERALSLYQQLGDLPGQAMALNNLAMIDQFCGRVERAYERCLEVLALYRRFHDPGHEAVVLNNLSELAAELGDWSAAENFARQARSVAVSCGASVQEAKALVHLGDVYHHLGDQFSAKFRWEQALILLQGSSSPVRAEIDERLARLTTDSTLPVLDGEAAAAAIPSPQTEQASKASRDPV from the coding sequence ATGGACCCTGGGACGCCGCCTGTCGGCGCGAACCGCCTCGAATTCCGCCTGTTAGGGGCGTTCGAGGTGCTCAGTTGCGGACGGCCGATCGTGCTCGGCAGTCGGGCGATGCGCAGGCTGATGGCGTTGTTGACGCTCAATGCCAATCAGGTCGTGTCCGTCGACCGGATCATCAAGGTGCTCTGGGACGGCGAACCACCCGCAACTGTACGCACGATCTTGCAGGGATATGTGTCACGCCTACGTAAACTGATCGTCGGTGCGGCCGGGGACGTCGGCGATGTTGCGATCATCACCCGCTCGCCCGGCTATCTGCTGCGGATCGACCCCGGCCGGATCGATCTGCACCGGGCGCGGGAGCTGGCCAAGAAGGCCGCGCTGCTGACCGGCCGTTCCCGCGCGGTGGCGTTGCGAGCGGCGCTGGAGTTGTGGCGGGGTCACACCCTGGCCGACATGGACGATCTGCCCGCCCTGCGAGCCATCGCGATGTCGATCGAGGAACTCCGGCTCAGCCTGGTCGAGGACCGGATCGCCGCCGAACTGGCCGAGGGGCCGAGAACCGGCCTGGTCACCGAGTTGGACGAATTGGTCGCGGCGCACCCGCTGCGCGAACGCCTCACCGACCAACTCATGATGGCGCTGCATCACACCGGGCGGCGCGCCGATGCACTGCGGCGCTACCACGCACTGCGCGAGCGGTTGGCCGAGGAACTCGGCGTCGATCCGTCCCCGCAGCTGCAGCTGACGTATCAACGGATTCTGCAGGACGAGGCCACCGTGGTGGCCCCGGAGACAGCCGAGCCCGCGTCGACCGATTCGAACGAGCCCGCCGTCGTGCAGCCCGTGGCAGGGCACACCCAGGTGGTGCCCGCGCAACTCCCGCCCCGGATCGGGGGCTTCGTGGGCAGGGACGAGGAGTTCATCGTCCTGGACTCGCTGCGGCCGAGCAGGCGCGACGAGGGCGGATCCACGATCGCCGTGGTCAGCGGCGAGGCCGGCCTCGGTAAGAGCGCTCTGGCCGTGAACTGGGCGCATCGGGTGAGCAACGGCCCCGACAGCGAATACCCGGATGGGCAACTCTTCGCCTCGCTGCGCGCCGTCGACCCCTGTGACCCACCGGTGTCGCCTGCGGACGTGTTGAGACAGTTCTTGATCGGCCTCGGCCTGACCTCCGAACAGATTCCCACCGGGTTGACCGAACGGACGGCGCTGTACCGCTCGATCACGGCGAAACGGCGGATGCTCGTGCTGCTCGACGACGCCGTCGACCACCTGCAGGTGTCGCCACTGCTGCCCGCCTCGCCGTCTTGCACGGTGGTGATCACCAGCAGACGGATGCTCGACGGCCTGCTGATCACCAATGGCGCCCGGCTGATCCGACTCGGTCCGCTGTCCGCCGCCCAGGCGGGTGAGCTGATCAAACGCCTCGCCGTCGGGGTCGAGCCGACCGCGAGCGACCTGGACCGGCTGACCGAGCTGTGCGGCAATCTGCCGCTGGCCCTGCGGATCGCCGCTGCCCGGATGACGGGCGACCCGGAACTCTCCATCGGCGATCTGATCGACGAACTGGCCGACGAGCGCCGTCGGCTCGGAGCACTGCGGGCGGGCGACCCGCAGATCAGCGTCCGAGGGGCGCTCGAACTCACCTATCGACGGCTCCGATCCGACGCCGCCCGGTTGTTCCGCCTCATCGGCGTCCATCCCGGTGTGGAGCTGAGCCGCTCCGTGTTGGCGGCGATGTCGGGCAGCGCCTTCGCCCAGGTCGCCGAGCAACTGCACGTCCTGGAATCGGTGCATCTGATCTCGTCGCGTGAGCATGGTCGATTCGGCAGTCACGACCTCGTCCGGCTCTACGCCAGGGAACTCGCCACCGACGAACTCGACGACGCGGAGCGGCTCGCCGCCGAGACGGCGATGGTGGACTTCTACTTGGCCGTCGCCGAACGGGGGCGGGACCTGATCCGTTCCACCCCGGGCAGTCCGGGGCCGTACGCACCCGGCTTCGAACTGCCGGAGACGACGAGTCTGGACCAGGCCGTCGGCTGGTTCGATCGGGAGTGGAACAACCTGATGCACGCGGCCCGGACCGCCGTCCGCAGGCAGCGGCACGAGGCAGCCTGGCGCATCGCGTGGGGCGCCGCGCCGTACGTGCTGTTCCGACACCTGCTGGACGAGTCGACCGAGTTGTTCGATCAGGGGCTCGCCTCGGCGCGAACCTCGGGCGACCGGTTCGGCGAATGTCTGATGCTGCGCTGCCGCGTCAACGTCGCCCTCTACCGCTCGGCCAAGTCGGAGGAGGCGCTGGAGCACGCGGTCGAAGCCCTGGCGATCGCCGAGGAACTGGGCAAGCTGGAAATCCTCGCACCTGCGGTGAGCAGTGTCTTCACCTCGCAGGCCAACCTCGGTCGCTACGAGGACGCCCGGCAGGGCGGCGAGCGGGCGCTGAGTCTCTATCAACAGCTCGGCGACCTGCCAGGCCAGGCCATGGCGTTGAACAACCTCGCGATGATCGATCAGTTCTGCGGACGCGTGGAGCGTGCCTACGAACGCTGCCTCGAGGTGCTGGCGCTGTACCGGCGGTTCCACGATCCCGGTCACGAGGCGGTGGTCCTGAACAACCTGAGCGAACTCGCCGCCGAGCTGGGGGATTGGTCGGCGGCGGAGAACTTCGCCCGGCAGGCCCGGTCGGTGGCGGTGTCCTGCGGTGCCTCGGTTCAGGAGGCGAAGGCCCTGGTCCACCTCGGCGACGTGTATCACCACCTGGGCGATCAGTTCTCGGCGAAGTTCCGCTGGGAACAGGCGTTGATCCTGCTGCAGGGCAGTAGCTCGCCGGTCCGTGCCGAGATCGACGAGCGCTTGGCCAGATTGACGACCGACAGCACGCTGCCCGTGTTGGACGGCGAGGCCGCAGCGGCCGCGATTCCAAGCCCGCAGACCGAGCAGGCATCGAAGGCATCCCGCGACCCGGTGTGA
- a CDS encoding N-acetylglucosamine kinase, which produces MAASRDLVVGVDIGGTSITAVLAGPDGSTTARARGEGANPNSHPVEIATARLVGVLRELLGEVDPHRVRGGVLGIAGVSRLSDPIVAAAFQQAWRSVCPDAPMRALSDVEAAFAAGTPIGSGVVLVAGTGAIAARIEDNTLDRTAGGHGWLLGDEGSAFWLGREAVRHTLRAVEGRDHCGVLARRVLDAAEVPCPRAEGAAVVVDAAARRRLISVVGSAQPVRLAEYAPLVSAAHHAGDPAAVSIVRRGAAELADLVRGLRTAEEKTPVILAGSLLTSGSPIEDRLRVELAELAANDTLSVDAFDPASGAAWLAIVDSIDDSSEARLIHRRLTSARPSTP; this is translated from the coding sequence ATGGCCGCATCGAGAGACCTGGTCGTCGGCGTCGACATCGGCGGCACCTCGATCACGGCCGTGCTGGCCGGGCCCGACGGCAGCACCACGGCCCGCGCCCGCGGCGAGGGCGCCAACCCGAACTCGCATCCGGTGGAGATCGCGACCGCCAGGCTGGTCGGGGTCCTGCGTGAGCTGCTCGGCGAGGTCGATCCGCACCGAGTGCGCGGCGGTGTGCTCGGTATCGCCGGGGTCTCCCGGCTCAGCGATCCCATCGTGGCGGCCGCCTTCCAACAGGCGTGGCGCTCGGTGTGCCCCGACGCACCGATGCGGGCGCTCAGCGATGTCGAGGCCGCCTTCGCCGCCGGTACCCCGATCGGCTCGGGGGTGGTACTGGTGGCGGGCACCGGGGCGATCGCGGCCCGAATCGAGGACAACACGCTCGACAGGACTGCGGGCGGGCACGGCTGGCTGTTGGGTGACGAGGGATCGGCGTTCTGGCTTGGCCGGGAGGCGGTGCGGCACACCCTGCGCGCCGTCGAAGGACGGGATCACTGCGGCGTGCTGGCCCGTCGGGTGCTCGATGCGGCCGAGGTGCCCTGTCCGAGGGCCGAAGGTGCGGCGGTCGTGGTCGACGCGGCAGCCCGCCGCCGGTTGATCAGCGTGGTCGGTTCGGCGCAGCCGGTCCGGCTAGCCGAGTACGCCCCGCTGGTCAGCGCGGCCCATCATGCGGGTGACCCGGCCGCCGTGTCGATCGTGCGCCGAGGGGCCGCCGAGCTGGCGGACCTGGTACGCGGACTGCGCACCGCCGAGGAGAAGACGCCGGTGATCCTCGCGGGCAGTCTGCTGACCTCGGGTAGCCCCATCGAGGACCGGCTTCGCGTCGAGTTGGCCGAGCTCGCCGCGAACGACACCCTGTCGGTCGACGCGTTCGATCCCGCCTCCGGGGCCGCCTGGTTGGCCATCGTCGACTCGATCGACGACTCGAGCGAGGCCCGGCTCATCCACCGTCGCCTGACGTCGGCGCGGCCCTCGACGCCGTAG
- a CDS encoding ADP-ribosylglycohydrolase family protein → MTAAAQPTVVDRAAGCLLAGAMGDSLGAPVEFSRLAEIRQAYGPDGIVELPKPGLITDDTQLTLFTAEGYISAWVRGKHLQTWNPAQEVWKAYRRWLSTQQGRGPGDNPYGLLAERRLYANRSPGLATLRALAHEQPPTDDIQYETANGCGGVVRTAPAGFAPTGELAYRMGCQFAALTHGHPEGWAPAGSLALLVHLLAVRRRTLSDAVDQVTGRVLRDDPTTASLLAAAVKAAERDNEDARAAREARAFGKPPHTGGPSADSIAELGAGWIAPETLAIAVYSALTHRKSAQFPDALRLAANHSGDSDSTAALTGNILGALHGTAVLPKPWLARLELADVIADIGYDLGATCAGEEFEEGRYLVA, encoded by the coding sequence GTGACAGCAGCAGCACAGCCCACCGTGGTGGACCGTGCGGCGGGCTGTCTGTTGGCCGGTGCCATGGGCGACTCGCTGGGAGCCCCGGTGGAGTTCTCCCGCCTCGCCGAGATCCGCCAGGCCTACGGCCCGGATGGGATCGTCGAACTGCCCAAACCCGGCCTCATCACCGACGACACCCAGCTCACCCTGTTCACCGCCGAGGGCTATATCAGCGCGTGGGTCCGAGGTAAGCACCTGCAGACCTGGAATCCGGCGCAGGAGGTGTGGAAGGCGTACCGGCGCTGGCTGTCGACACAGCAGGGCAGGGGGCCCGGCGACAACCCCTATGGCCTGCTGGCCGAGCGCAGGCTCTACGCCAACCGCTCGCCGGGACTGGCCACGCTGCGGGCGTTGGCCCACGAGCAGCCGCCGACCGACGATATCCAGTACGAGACGGCGAACGGCTGCGGCGGGGTGGTGCGCACCGCGCCCGCCGGGTTCGCGCCGACCGGCGAACTGGCCTATCGGATGGGCTGCCAGTTCGCCGCCCTGACCCATGGACACCCCGAGGGCTGGGCGCCCGCCGGGTCGCTCGCGCTGTTGGTGCACCTGCTGGCGGTGCGCCGTCGCACGCTCAGCGATGCGGTCGATCAGGTGACCGGCCGCGTGCTGCGCGACGACCCGACCACCGCGAGCCTGCTGGCGGCGGCGGTCAAGGCCGCCGAACGCGACAACGAGGACGCCAGGGCTGCCAGGGAGGCCCGGGCCTTCGGGAAGCCACCGCACACGGGAGGGCCCTCCGCCGACTCCATCGCGGAACTCGGCGCGGGTTGGATCGCACCGGAGACGCTGGCCATCGCCGTGTACTCGGCGTTGACCCATCGCAAGTCCGCCCAGTTCCCGGACGCCCTGCGGCTGGCGGCCAACCACTCGGGCGACAGCGATTCGACGGCGGCGCTCACCGGGAACATCCTCGGCGCGCTGCACGGCACCGCGGTGTTGCCCAAGCCATGGCTGGCCCGGCTGGAGTTGGCCGATGTGATCGCGGACATCGGATACGACCTCGGGGCGACCTGCGCGGGCGAGGAATTCGAGGAGGGCCGCTACCTGGTGGCGTGA
- the mgrA gene encoding L-glyceraldehyde 3-phosphate reductase, whose protein sequence is MSYQAADRRYDDMVYRRTGRSGLLLPAISLGLWQNFGADRPYETGRAVARRAFDLGITHFDLANNYGPPYGAAETTFGRLLADDLRPYRDELIVSTKAGYDMWPGPYGNWGSRKYLLASLDQSLARTGLDYVDIFYSHRFDPDTPLDETVGALISAYQQGKALYVGVSNYSPVATREATDVLRRAGIPLLVHQPSYSILNRWIEPDLLAAIGELGVGCVVFSPLAQGLLTDRYLRGVPAGSRAARNEGLADTLTSEQLDRLRRLDEVASARDQTLAQLALSWVLRDPRVTSALIGASSVAQLEQNVGALAAPPLTDAELAEIDSIVA, encoded by the coding sequence ATGTCCTATCAGGCGGCCGACCGGCGTTACGACGACATGGTCTACCGGCGGACCGGTCGAAGCGGGCTGCTGTTGCCCGCGATCTCGCTCGGGCTGTGGCAGAACTTCGGCGCGGACCGGCCGTACGAGACCGGCCGAGCGGTGGCTCGCCGGGCCTTCGACCTCGGCATCACCCACTTCGACCTCGCCAACAACTACGGACCGCCCTACGGCGCCGCGGAGACGACCTTCGGGCGCCTGCTGGCCGACGACCTGCGGCCGTACCGGGACGAGCTGATCGTCTCGACCAAGGCGGGCTACGACATGTGGCCCGGCCCCTACGGCAACTGGGGGTCGCGCAAGTATCTGTTGGCCTCGTTGGACCAATCGCTGGCGCGCACCGGCCTGGACTACGTCGACATCTTCTATTCGCACCGGTTCGACCCGGACACGCCGCTGGATGAGACCGTTGGCGCGTTGATTTCGGCGTATCAACAGGGCAAGGCGTTGTATGTCGGTGTTTCAAATTATTCCCCGGTGGCTACCCGAGAGGCAACGGACGTGTTGCGTCGGGCGGGTATTCCATTGCTTGTTCACCAACCGTCGTACTCGATATTGAATCGGTGGATCGAACCCGATCTGCTGGCCGCCATCGGCGAACTCGGGGTTGGTTGTGTGGTTTTCTCACCATTGGCGCAGGGATTGCTCACCGACCGCTATCTGCGCGGCGTCCCGGCGGGCTCTCGGGCCGCGAGGAACGAGGGGCTGGCGGACACGCTGACCAGCGAACAACTCGATCGGCTGCGCAGGCTCGACGAGGTGGCCTCGGCTCGGGACCAGACCCTGGCCCAGCTGGCGCTCAGCTGGGTGCTGCGCGACCCGAGGGTGACGTCGGCCCTGATCGGGGCCAGCTCGGTGGCTCAGCTGGAGCAGAACGTCGGAGCGCTCGCTGCCCCGCCGCTGACCGACGCGGAGCTAGCCGAGATCGACTCGATCGTCGCCTGA
- the thpD gene encoding ectoine hydroxylase has product MTVVDVETGDLYPTRVGDKPSLISRQDPVVWPSNESGPIDQRTLASYDEKGYLTVDGLLTPAEVQQFWQELMDLTNDAGVKADERTIVEKSSDEVRSIFEVHKISSAIGKLATDPRVLDRARQIVGSDVYIHQSRVNLMPGYRGTGFYWHSDFETWHAEDGMPRMRAVSMSIALTDNYPFNGGLMLMPGAHRTFVSCVGETPEDNYKASLKAQKIGVPDEDSITKLAAEHGIDQFTGSAGSALMFDSNSMHGSGNNITPFPRSNIFLVFNSVENTLQDPYGAAAPRPTFVADRAFVPVQR; this is encoded by the coding sequence ATGACTGTCGTCGACGTCGAGACCGGGGATCTCTACCCCACCCGAGTGGGTGATAAACCATCGCTCATCAGCCGGCAGGACCCGGTGGTATGGCCGAGCAACGAGTCGGGCCCGATCGATCAGCGGACGCTCGCGAGCTACGACGAGAAGGGCTACCTGACGGTCGACGGCCTGCTCACCCCGGCCGAGGTTCAGCAGTTCTGGCAGGAGCTGATGGATCTCACCAACGACGCAGGCGTCAAGGCAGACGAGCGGACCATCGTCGAGAAGAGTTCTGACGAGGTCAGATCCATCTTCGAGGTGCACAAGATCAGCTCGGCGATCGGCAAGCTCGCCACCGATCCGAGGGTGCTGGACCGGGCTCGGCAGATCGTCGGTTCCGATGTCTACATCCATCAGAGCCGGGTCAACCTGATGCCGGGGTATCGAGGTACGGGCTTCTACTGGCACTCGGACTTCGAGACCTGGCACGCCGAGGACGGCATGCCTCGGATGCGCGCGGTCAGCATGTCGATCGCGCTCACCGACAACTACCCGTTCAACGGCGGGCTCATGTTGATGCCCGGTGCGCATCGGACCTTCGTGTCCTGCGTCGGCGAGACGCCCGAGGACAACTACAAGGCCTCGCTCAAGGCACAGAAGATCGGTGTTCCCGACGAGGACAGCATCACCAAGCTGGCTGCGGAACACGGCATCGACCAGTTCACCGGCTCGGCTGGTTCGGCCTTGATGTTCGACTCGAACTCCATGCACGGTTCGGGCAACAACATCACGCCGTTCCCGAGGTCGAACATCTTCCTGGTGTTCAACAGCGTGGAGAACACGCTGCAAGACCCGTACGGTGCGGCCGCCCCGCGACCGACGTTCGTGGCGGACCGGGCCTTCGTTCCCGTCCAGCGCTGA